A window from Candidatus Zixiibacteriota bacterium encodes these proteins:
- a CDS encoding S9 family peptidase — MKFYRIPLSAFLILIVIVSFVSCGQKTDRILTPPVADIQPKTDTIHGDILVDNYFWLRDRGDSAVLAYLEAENAYTDAVMSSTSELQTTLYNEMVSRIKETDLSVPVLDDGYYYYYRTEEGKQYRTYCRKKGSLDAVEEVLLDLNAMAEGKAFLDLGIYEISPNHDRLAYSIDTTGNEQYVLFFKNLTTGETYPEAIPNTSEAVWANNNHTVFYSVEDSTHRSYKLLRHEVGTHPDRDALAFHEQDPAYYLGVSKTKSEKYILLTLGSQVTSEIHFYDADKPVGHLRLVHPRQQGMEYNMAHHGDWFYIVTNDNARNFKLVKTPVMKPGKRHWRTVIAVSDTVKIDRVEVFENHLAIYGRINGLKQIMVRDLKTGETHAIEHPEPVYVVYGEDNPDFSSSVLRYSYQSLITPESIIDYDMTTRDKVLKKQEEVLGGYDPNDYRTGRVFATAEDGTRIPISLVYRSGIKRDGSDPLLLYGYGSYGFSTEPAFRSRRLSLLDRGFVFAKAHVRGGGEMGRQWYEDGKLLNKKNTFTDFIACADYLVAEKFTSHERMGMQGGSAGGLLIGAVINMRPDLVATAIADVPFVDVINTMLDPTIPLTVIEYEEWGNPNDAEYYQYMKSYSPYDNVVAGEYPHVLIQAGLNDARVQYWEPAKWTAKLRATKTDDKMLLLKTNMGAGHGGASGRYDYLKEIAFDYAFLLKSLGMTK; from the coding sequence ATGAAGTTCTATCGAATCCCTCTTTCCGCATTTCTTATCCTGATCGTTATTGTGTCATTCGTATCCTGTGGCCAGAAGACGGACAGGATCCTCACACCTCCTGTGGCTGATATCCAACCCAAGACGGACACGATCCACGGCGATATTCTTGTGGATAACTATTTCTGGTTGCGAGATCGGGGCGATTCGGCAGTTCTGGCTTATCTCGAAGCTGAAAACGCGTACACCGATGCTGTCATGTCCTCGACAAGCGAATTGCAAACAACGCTGTACAACGAGATGGTGAGTCGAATCAAGGAAACCGATCTGAGCGTGCCGGTACTGGATGACGGCTACTACTACTACTATCGTACCGAGGAAGGAAAACAGTACCGGACCTACTGTCGCAAAAAGGGGTCTCTTGATGCTGTCGAAGAAGTTCTGTTGGACCTTAATGCGATGGCCGAAGGGAAAGCGTTTCTTGACCTTGGCATATACGAAATCAGCCCCAACCATGACCGGCTGGCATATTCAATTGACACGACAGGGAATGAACAGTATGTGCTGTTCTTCAAGAATCTGACTACCGGCGAAACGTACCCAGAAGCGATTCCCAATACCAGCGAGGCAGTCTGGGCCAACAACAACCACACCGTCTTCTATTCTGTCGAGGACAGCACTCATCGTTCCTACAAGCTTCTTCGGCACGAAGTGGGTACTCACCCCGACCGCGATGCACTTGCGTTCCATGAACAGGACCCGGCCTACTATCTGGGGGTCAGCAAAACAAAAAGCGAGAAGTACATTCTCTTGACCCTCGGAAGCCAGGTCACCAGCGAGATACACTTCTATGACGCCGACAAGCCGGTAGGTCACCTTAGACTTGTACATCCTCGCCAGCAAGGCATGGAATACAACATGGCCCATCACGGCGATTGGTTTTACATCGTGACCAACGATAATGCCAGGAATTTCAAACTCGTCAAAACACCAGTAATGAAGCCCGGAAAGCGCCACTGGAGGACTGTCATTGCCGTCAGCGATACGGTCAAAATTGATCGGGTAGAGGTCTTCGAGAATCACCTGGCAATTTACGGCCGAATCAATGGACTTAAACAGATAATGGTTCGTGATCTGAAAACAGGGGAGACGCATGCTATTGAACACCCGGAGCCGGTATACGTTGTCTATGGCGAGGATAATCCTGATTTCAGTTCAAGCGTACTGAGGTATTCCTATCAGTCTCTGATTACGCCGGAATCGATCATTGATTATGACATGACCACGCGCGACAAAGTCCTCAAGAAGCAGGAAGAAGTCCTCGGTGGATACGATCCAAACGACTACCGAACGGGGCGTGTTTTTGCTACTGCCGAAGACGGGACCCGGATTCCAATCTCTCTGGTTTATCGTTCGGGGATCAAACGTGATGGCAGCGATCCTCTGTTGCTGTATGGCTACGGTTCTTATGGCTTCAGTACGGAACCCGCTTTTCGGTCTCGGCGATTGAGCCTGCTCGACCGTGGTTTTGTCTTTGCCAAAGCTCATGTTCGTGGTGGCGGCGAAATGGGGCGTCAATGGTACGAGGACGGTAAACTGCTCAACAAAAAAAACACCTTCACCGACTTCATTGCGTGTGCTGATTATCTGGTGGCCGAAAAATTTACTTCCCATGAAAGGATGGGCATGCAGGGAGGAAGCGCCGGTGGCCTGCTGATCGGGGCTGTCATTAACATGCGTCCTGATCTGGTCGCAACCGCGATTGCCGATGTACCGTTTGTGGATGTCATCAATACTATGCTCGATCCGACCATTCCCCTGACTGTGATAGAATACGAAGAATGGGGCAATCCGAATGATGCTGAATACTACCAGTATATGAAGTCATATTCCCCGTATGACAACGTAGTTGCCGGAGAGTATCCGCATGTACTGATCCAGGCCGGGTTAAATGATGCCCGCGTTCAATACTGGGAACCGGCCAAATGGACAGCGAAACTCAGAGCCACCAAGACCGATGACAAAATGCTGCTATTGAAAACCAACATGGGGGCAGGTCATGGGGGGGCATCGGGTCGATACGACTATCTCAAAGAGATCGCCTTTGACTACGCCTTCTTGCTCAAGAGTCTGGGTATGACTAAATAG
- a CDS encoding sigma-70 family RNA polymerase sigma factor, whose amino-acid sequence MTNDRVLIAEILAGNQAAFQTFVSAYQKLVAHVVFRMVKNDCDREDLCQDVFLKAYRNLDGFQFACKVSTWLARIAHNTCMNYIEKKKVPLLSDLRPDTGRDPIDEIPRQGRSPEQFAEGRDLDQRIRDEVDLLPPQYGILVVLYHLEQMSYEEIADITSQPLGTVKSYLYRARKMLKESLLEKYELEDILQ is encoded by the coding sequence ATGACAAATGACCGAGTACTGATAGCTGAGATTCTTGCCGGCAACCAGGCTGCTTTCCAGACTTTCGTGTCTGCCTATCAGAAGCTGGTGGCTCATGTTGTCTTTCGGATGGTCAAAAACGATTGCGATCGTGAGGATCTATGCCAGGATGTATTTCTCAAAGCGTATCGGAATCTGGATGGCTTTCAGTTTGCCTGCAAGGTGTCAACGTGGCTGGCTCGTATAGCCCACAACACTTGCATGAACTATATCGAGAAGAAGAAAGTGCCTTTGCTCAGTGACCTGCGTCCGGATACAGGTCGAGACCCGATAGATGAAATCCCCCGACAAGGCCGGTCGCCCGAACAATTTGCGGAAGGCCGGGACCTTGATCAGCGTATAAGGGACGAGGTCGATCTGTTGCCGCCTCAGTACGGGATATTGGTTGTTCTCTATCACCTGGAGCAGATGTCCTATGAGGAGATCGCCGACATAACCAGCCAGCCGCTCGGAACGGTCAAGAGCTACCTGTATAGGGCGCGGAAAATGCTCAAAGAGAGCCTGCTTGAAAAGTACGAATTGGAGGATATTCTGCAATGA
- a CDS encoding OsmC family protein, whose product MEDKQVQIRLKHLEGLQFLVEFGGDDVELLMDEPEPIGSDKGPNAAKVLSAAIGNCLTASLLFCLRRAHAEPKSIEATVSTAITRTDKGRMRIGGSKVEITLDMPEDAANRMGRCMDLFEDFCIVTESVRKGIDVAAVVKSPDGDVIYDSTDNHR is encoded by the coding sequence ATGGAAGACAAGCAGGTTCAAATTCGACTAAAACATCTCGAAGGGTTGCAGTTCCTGGTCGAGTTCGGAGGGGATGATGTCGAACTTCTCATGGATGAACCGGAACCTATCGGCAGTGACAAAGGTCCCAATGCGGCCAAGGTACTATCGGCGGCTATCGGGAATTGTCTTACCGCCAGTCTACTTTTCTGTTTACGCCGTGCTCACGCCGAGCCTAAGAGTATCGAAGCGACCGTTAGTACTGCCATTACCCGCACCGACAAAGGACGGATGCGGATTGGAGGCAGCAAAGTGGAAATTACGCTCGATATGCCGGAGGATGCCGCCAATCGGATGGGTCGCTGTATGGATTTGTTCGAGGATTTCTGTATTGTCACCGAATCGGTTCGCAAGGGTATTGATGTAGCCGCGGTGGTGAAATCACCGGATGGCGACGTCATCTACGACTCAACCGACAATCACCGGTAG
- a CDS encoding helix-turn-helix domain-containing protein yields the protein MAHDEIFVELSHEARKLRVSDAELANKIERIYSFAKDNLYPHMTLPGFPDHGEKHVKHVLQLADDLLAGMKNWDHMEPGESFLLVAAILLHDTGQLRQDVWYRSPAETHAKHAEESRRIVLENADAFNLSRPEAEIVSQICYSHGVGDYKTLLDESWSVQGLGECRLHCIMAILRIADLLDLAHSRAPSFVYGLVRMPISSKKHWERHAIIDDVRVIQRDRTIRLYAKPKTIHQEDALHRFMIWLNSELDIAKPDLRRLGLQYTKIESRIDTRAFCKPLVPTPANNPFPGLKPFGSADADSFFGREDQIAEVIDRMRIKDLLVIVGESGAGKTSLVDAGVFAELKRMGHTTSKYRFTRSIGRSFQRNLAGALDLDIKSKLPRISSLLERRAKRGAFHCVHIDQFEELFTLDTFAPEVTSGFKAIVSLLEKMPGLKILISMRSDFLVKLLSLSKRIPLKMSNEDIWELGLMSKEEARQAAEKPMRLFENLDWEGGLVQALLSDLAGSGPGVYPPYLSLVCRHLVDRQFRLLMPLYRSGTTGRYSLGLNLYEDLGKADSIINDHFQSILDGFSRKERVVIDQILSKMILESNWKKPILEEEVEKINADMIEQDRIDVAKAMSKLVAARVVKRIYCGYELLHDILARKLVKILQRPVPTSSVVQKVIEHIESNKSQPLSTDDLAKVAGLSPSQLRRKFQKELDYSPQQYRHILVLKDAKYLLQTTENNLTSIAKACGFSSLTVFSRVFKKYNKQKSPSEFRRDSRLQGVASLNT from the coding sequence ATGGCTCATGACGAGATATTTGTCGAACTCTCGCACGAAGCGAGAAAACTTAGGGTTTCTGATGCGGAATTGGCGAACAAGATAGAACGAATATACTCTTTCGCCAAAGATAATCTATACCCGCATATGACCCTGCCCGGATTCCCAGACCATGGAGAAAAGCACGTCAAGCATGTTCTTCAACTCGCTGATGATCTGTTAGCTGGCATGAAGAACTGGGATCACATGGAGCCAGGCGAGAGTTTTCTGCTAGTCGCCGCTATCCTACTTCACGACACTGGTCAGCTCAGGCAGGATGTCTGGTATCGCTCTCCCGCCGAGACTCACGCCAAACATGCTGAGGAATCAAGAAGGATAGTACTTGAGAATGCAGATGCGTTCAATTTGTCGCGGCCAGAGGCAGAGATAGTTTCGCAAATCTGCTATTCGCACGGAGTCGGCGATTATAAGACACTATTGGATGAGAGTTGGTCAGTGCAGGGGCTTGGAGAGTGTCGACTTCATTGTATCATGGCGATTCTACGGATTGCAGACTTGCTAGATTTGGCACACTCACGAGCTCCGTCATTTGTCTACGGGCTTGTCAGGATGCCGATTTCAAGCAAGAAGCACTGGGAGAGGCACGCCATCATAGATGATGTGAGGGTTATCCAGAGGGACAGGACGATTAGGTTGTATGCCAAGCCGAAGACCATCCATCAGGAGGACGCCCTGCATCGCTTCATGATCTGGTTGAACTCCGAACTGGATATTGCAAAGCCTGACCTGCGTCGCCTGGGTCTGCAATACACTAAGATCGAATCACGCATTGATACTCGTGCATTTTGTAAGCCGCTGGTACCAACACCGGCCAACAACCCTTTCCCCGGTCTCAAGCCATTCGGTTCTGCTGATGCAGACTCCTTCTTCGGCAGAGAGGACCAAATAGCGGAAGTAATCGATCGCATGCGGATAAAAGATTTGCTTGTAATCGTTGGGGAATCGGGTGCAGGGAAGACCTCCCTCGTCGACGCCGGTGTATTTGCAGAACTCAAGCGAATGGGGCATACGACTTCCAAGTACCGCTTCACCAGGTCAATCGGCAGATCGTTTCAGAGGAACCTCGCCGGGGCGCTTGACCTGGACATCAAGAGTAAACTTCCAAGAATCAGTAGTCTATTGGAACGGAGAGCCAAGCGCGGCGCATTTCACTGTGTGCATATTGATCAGTTTGAAGAGTTGTTCACCTTGGACACCTTTGCTCCCGAAGTTACATCGGGCTTCAAGGCAATAGTCTCTCTACTGGAGAAAATGCCCGGTCTCAAGATACTTATCTCTATGAGGAGTGACTTTCTTGTAAAGCTGTTGTCACTGTCGAAGAGGATTCCTCTTAAAATGTCAAACGAGGACATTTGGGAGCTTGGCCTTATGAGCAAGGAAGAGGCTCGCCAGGCGGCTGAGAAGCCAATGAGGCTATTCGAGAATTTGGACTGGGAAGGCGGCCTTGTCCAAGCCCTCTTGAGCGATCTAGCCGGTTCTGGACCTGGTGTGTACCCTCCCTACCTGTCCTTAGTGTGCAGACACCTGGTGGATAGGCAATTCCGGCTGCTAATGCCACTCTATCGGTCGGGAACGACTGGCCGATACAGTCTAGGGCTGAATTTGTATGAAGATTTGGGAAAGGCTGATTCTATTATAAACGATCACTTTCAGAGTATTTTGGACGGTTTTTCGAGAAAAGAAAGAGTAGTCATTGACCAGATATTGTCCAAGATGATCTTGGAATCTAATTGGAAAAAACCAATACTTGAAGAGGAAGTCGAGAAGATCAATGCCGACATGATCGAGCAGGACAGGATTGACGTCGCAAAGGCGATGAGCAAGCTGGTCGCTGCGCGTGTTGTGAAGCGAATCTACTGTGGCTATGAATTGTTACATGACATTCTGGCCAGGAAGTTGGTCAAGATCCTGCAGCGCCCAGTTCCTACATCTTCGGTTGTCCAGAAGGTGATAGAACACATTGAAAGTAACAAATCCCAGCCCTTGTCTACCGATGATCTGGCCAAGGTCGCTGGGTTGAGTCCATCCCAACTGCGACGGAAGTTCCAGAAAGAACTCGATTATTCCCCTCAGCAATATCGTCATATCCTTGTGCTCAAGGACGCAAAGTATCTTCTGCAAACAACAGAGAACAATCTCACGAGCATAGCTAAGGCATGTGGCTTCAGCAGTCTCACGGTCTTTTCACGTGTGTTCAAGAAGTACAACAAGCAAAAGTCTCCAAGTGAATTCAGGAGAGACTCACGCTTACAAGGTGTTGCTTCACTGAACACGTGA